In Mastigocladopsis repens PCC 10914, a single window of DNA contains:
- a CDS encoding NINE protein — protein MFNQRKSRSIAAILAFSGTLTISGLHKFYLGQPLWGLLYVLLSWTPIPKVASAIEGVWFLAQDEEAFDRNFNLGKSAIKNSHYASHQVGALAQALRELESLRQDGLISEYEFEQKRRQLLDQNS, from the coding sequence ATGTTTAATCAGCGAAAAAGCAGAAGCATTGCCGCAATTTTAGCTTTTTCCGGGACGCTGACAATTTCAGGATTACATAAGTTTTATTTAGGACAACCACTGTGGGGTCTGCTGTATGTTTTGCTTTCCTGGACACCCATTCCCAAGGTCGCTAGCGCCATTGAAGGAGTTTGGTTTTTAGCTCAAGACGAAGAAGCTTTCGACCGGAATTTTAATTTAGGTAAATCAGCTATCAAAAACTCCCACTACGCCAGTCATCAAGTCGGAGCACTTGCTCAAGCTTTACGGGAGTTAGAAAGTTTACGCCAGGATGGATTGATTTCTGAGTATGAATTTGAGCAAAAGCGCCGCCAGTTGCTAGACCAAAATTCTTAA
- a CDS encoding DUF1825 family protein has product MGFFDSDIVQHEAKQLFEDYQALIKLGSNYGKFDREGKKLFIEQMEAMMERYRIFMKRFELSEDFMAQMTIEQLKTQLSQFGVTPQQMFDQMHFTLQRMKAELGTQQ; this is encoded by the coding sequence ATGGGATTCTTTGATTCTGACATAGTTCAGCACGAAGCCAAGCAATTATTTGAAGACTATCAAGCACTCATAAAGCTTGGCAGCAACTACGGCAAATTTGACCGCGAGGGCAAAAAGCTGTTTATTGAACAGATGGAAGCCATGATGGAGCGATATCGCATCTTTATGAAGCGTTTTGAGCTATCAGAAGATTTCATGGCACAAATGACTATAGAGCAGCTCAAAACTCAGTTAAGTCAATTTGGTGTGACTCCCCAACAAATGTTTGACCAAATGCACTTCACCCTACAGCGGATGAAAGCAGAACTTGGGACACAACAGTAA
- a CDS encoding transglycosylase domain-containing protein, giving the protein MSSSTFQDKQPQHQQAASGFEFLKGVGQVAGGTLLSVTMLASSIVAGGLVGLAVSFRNLPDVRQLRSFLPSETTYIYDIKGKLLTSIHGEANREVVSLDRISPELKRAVLASEDSDFYYHHGINPKGVGRAVVTNWTAGGVREGGSTITMQLVKNLFLSQKRAFTRKIAEAVLAIRLEQILTKDQILEMYLNQVYWGHNNYGVQTAARSYFNKSAEYLTLAESAMMASLIQAPEEYSPFVNMAKAKEQQKIVLGRMKELGWITQQEYDKALKQPIKLGKIRSFQGSALPYVTNAVAQEIAKKFGREALLKGGMRVQTTVDTNFQQMAESTVSKWHQRLRGQGLSKNQIALVAIDPRTHFVKALVGGVDPKTSEFNRATQAYRQPGSAFKPFVYYTAFASGKYGPETTVYDSPVSYRDGDGWYHPRNYDGGYGGAMSIRTALKLSRNIPVIKIGKAVGMNKVVETCRTLGIMSPMEPVTSLPLGAIGMTPLEMAGAYATFANYGWQSPTTIIARVTDSSGNVLLDNTPKPQQILDPWASAATIDVMRSVINDGTGKNAAIGRPAAGKTGTTSSEKDIWFVGTVPQLTTAVWVGRDDNRTLASGATGGTMVAPIWRDFMLRALKDVPAENFKSPYKFSRPKSN; this is encoded by the coding sequence GTGTCGTCCAGCACTTTTCAAGATAAGCAGCCACAACATCAGCAAGCTGCCTCGGGTTTTGAGTTTCTCAAAGGAGTCGGTCAGGTAGCTGGCGGTACTCTACTATCCGTCACTATGCTGGCAAGTTCTATTGTAGCGGGAGGACTGGTTGGCTTAGCCGTTAGTTTCCGGAATTTACCTGATGTCAGGCAATTACGCAGCTTCTTGCCCTCAGAAACGACTTATATCTATGACATCAAAGGTAAATTGTTAACCAGTATCCATGGAGAAGCCAATCGTGAAGTCGTATCGTTAGATAGAATTTCTCCTGAGCTAAAACGGGCAGTATTGGCGAGTGAAGACAGCGACTTTTACTATCACCACGGTATTAATCCCAAAGGTGTCGGACGTGCAGTCGTTACCAACTGGACAGCAGGTGGGGTTCGCGAGGGTGGCTCAACTATCACCATGCAGTTGGTGAAGAACTTGTTTTTGTCTCAAAAGCGTGCCTTTACTCGTAAGATAGCAGAAGCGGTACTGGCAATTCGCTTAGAGCAAATTCTCACCAAAGACCAAATTTTAGAAATGTACCTCAACCAAGTTTATTGGGGTCATAACAACTATGGTGTACAAACAGCAGCACGTAGTTACTTTAATAAGTCGGCAGAATATTTAACCTTAGCTGAGTCGGCGATGATGGCGAGTTTGATCCAAGCGCCGGAAGAATACAGCCCATTTGTCAACATGGCTAAGGCAAAAGAGCAGCAGAAAATCGTTTTGGGGCGGATGAAGGAATTGGGCTGGATCACGCAACAAGAATACGACAAAGCCCTCAAACAACCAATTAAACTGGGTAAGATTAGGTCGTTCCAAGGAAGCGCCTTGCCTTATGTGACTAACGCTGTGGCGCAGGAGATAGCGAAAAAGTTTGGTCGTGAGGCACTGCTCAAGGGCGGAATGCGAGTTCAAACGACAGTTGATACCAACTTCCAACAGATGGCGGAGAGCACTGTTAGTAAGTGGCATCAAAGACTGCGCGGACAAGGGTTATCTAAGAACCAAATTGCTCTAGTTGCAATTGACCCCCGCACCCATTTTGTCAAAGCGCTGGTGGGTGGTGTAGATCCTAAAACCAGCGAGTTTAACCGCGCAACTCAAGCTTATCGGCAACCAGGCTCTGCTTTTAAACCGTTTGTTTACTACACTGCCTTTGCTAGTGGTAAATATGGACCAGAGACAACAGTGTACGATAGCCCCGTGAGCTATCGAGATGGTGACGGTTGGTACCACCCACGAAACTACGATGGTGGCTATGGGGGAGCAATGTCAATCCGCACTGCTCTAAAGCTATCTCGTAATATTCCTGTGATTAAGATTGGCAAGGCTGTAGGGATGAATAAGGTTGTCGAAACCTGCCGCACCTTGGGTATTATGAGTCCGATGGAACCTGTGACTTCTCTACCTTTAGGTGCTATTGGTATGACACCGTTGGAAATGGCAGGTGCTTATGCTACCTTTGCGAATTATGGCTGGCAGTCGCCAACGACGATTATTGCCCGTGTGACTGATAGTAGTGGCAACGTGTTGCTTGACAATACACCCAAACCTCAGCAAATACTTGACCCGTGGGCATCAGCAGCAACTATTGATGTGATGCGCTCTGTCATTAATGATGGTACTGGGAAAAACGCAGCAATAGGTCGCCCAGCAGCAGGGAAGACAGGAACAACTTCCTCTGAGAAGGATATTTGGTTTGTCGGTACTGTACCCCAGTTAACCACTGCTGTTTGGGTGGGTCGGGACGACAACAGAACCTTGGCGAGCGGTGCGACGGGTGGTACTATGGTTGCTCCAATTTGGCGCGATTTTATGTTGAGGGCGCTTAAGGATGTACCTGCTGAGAACTTTAAGTCACCTTACAAGTTTTCTCGCCCTAAATCAAATTAG